DNA sequence from the Gordonia polyisoprenivorans genome:
AGCGTCGCTCCGACGTCGTCGTCGGTACGCAATCGCTCGCGAATCGAGCGGACACCGATACTGCGGTCGTCGAGGGTGCGCACGGTCGAGAGCAACTCCGGGGTGCTGCGTCCGAGCCGGTCCATCCCGACGACCACGACGGTGTCACCGGGGCGGGCGTAGCCGAGCAGCGCGTCGAGTCCCGGGCGGTGTGCGGTGGGGGAGTCGTGGCGCGAATGGTCGGAGTACACGCGCTCCGGGTCGACGCCGTTGTCGATGAGCAGATCGATCTGCTCATCGAGTGCAGGGGAGTCCGAACTCTCCCGCGCGTAACCGAGGAGCATCCCGGGTTGCGCTCCCGGATCGGTGGTGGCCATGCCGACGAGATTATCTCAAAAGGTGGGCTACTGAGATGAGACACGCGGTGAGATTTGAGACGAACGAGGCCGATGGCGATCGTCAGTTCGATAACGCAGTCCTGAGAATTACTTCCGGCTATTGGATCCTGACGGCGTTCCAACGAGTTTTGAGACTTACGAGATTCGATACCCGGAGTTATGAGACGGGCGCGACGGAGATGGTCTGCCACATGGAGTAGGTGGCCCCGGCGGGAACCTCGACGACGTCGGGGCCGGCATTGGCCGTCTCGACACACACGAACTCGCGCCAGTGCGGACCGACATCGGCCATGCCCGCGGCGACGTCCGCACCGGGATTCCAGACGACGGCCGTGCGCGCCTGGCGTCCACGGATCTCGATGACCCGACCGAAGCCGGGGTCGACGATCCGGTAGGTGCCGCCCGCCCCCGGGTACAGGCGATCGCTGCGCGCAGGGGAACTCGGCAACGTCCATTCACCGTGCTGCGGATGGATCGCGCCGCTGTCGAATTTGTCGGCGTAGTTCAGCCCGGCCAACCCCTCGACGCGGACATCAGCGACGTCGGAGACGCGAAAGTAGTTGTGCAGCGCCTCGGTGAGCCGCGCAGGCGTCGTACCCGGGTTGTGGGTGTGGATGCCCTGCTCCAACGTTGCGCCGACCCGCACGGTCATCGACAGGCGCAGGCCGAGGTGATCGAGTCCTTCGGGTGCCAGCGAGACCTCGACCTCGCCGGTCTCAACGACCGCGGATCCGGTGATCGCCCATCGTGCGGTGCGCGCGTAACCGTGCGAGGGAACGTCGCCGGTCTGGCCCTCGCGTGCGAAATACGGCCAGCAGACCGGGATTCCGCCGCGGATGGGCGTCGGCAGATCGGCCAACACCGGGGACGCCCACAACACGTCGTGGCCCGTTCCGACGGGGCGGAACGACAGCACCTGCCCGCCGAACACCGAAATCGCCGCCCGCGCGTTCGGCGTCTCGATGAGGTGGGCGTCGAGCCCGTGAACAGTGCCCGGACGGATCTGCCGGGAACGGTGGGAGGAACTCTCGCCCGATTCGGTCACCGGACCAGCGTGACACATCGTGACGATCCATTGACCGATGTGGCCGACGCGCCGGCCTACCGGGCACTGTCACACCGAGGGTTGCGCGCTGCCGGTGACCGGTCGTCGTTCTGAACCAGCAGACGACGTGGCCGTCGGCGTCGCGCATGACGGCTTTGCCAGTTCACTCCAGGGTTGGTTGCTCGGCGGGTCGATCACTCGATTGCCTTGCGTGTTCCACGCTGCCACGCTGCCACGGTGGCGTCGAGGTCGTCGATCGCGAAGGTGATCGCTGCCGCAGCCATCACCACGCTCCACCGGATGCTCGTGCAGCATCACCTGCAGATCACCGGCATGGAGGACGTTACGAAGTC
Encoded proteins:
- a CDS encoding D-hexose-6-phosphate mutarotase, producing MCHAGPVTESGESSSHRSRQIRPGTVHGLDAHLIETPNARAAISVFGGQVLSFRPVGTGHDVLWASPVLADLPTPIRGGIPVCWPYFAREGQTGDVPSHGYARTARWAITGSAVVETGEVEVSLAPEGLDHLGLRLSMTVRVGATLEQGIHTHNPGTTPARLTEALHNYFRVSDVADVRVEGLAGLNYADKFDSGAIHPQHGEWTLPSSPARSDRLYPGAGGTYRIVDPGFGRVIEIRGRQARTAVVWNPGADVAAGMADVGPHWREFVCVETANAGPDVVEVPAGATYSMWQTISVAPVS
- a CDS encoding recombinase family protein, whose translation is MATTDPGAQPGMLLGYARESSDSPALDEQIDLLIDNGVDPERVYSDHSRHDSPTAHRPGLDALLGYARPGDTVVVVGMDRLGRSTPELLSTVRTLDDRSIGVRSIRERLRTDDDVGATLVGVLASLAVVNDEAARTRQRTQPRPTRHSGSSPLGRPRALTDDQVELAQRMRDNGDPVPTIATTLGVSRATLYRTLAEKRTTR